The proteins below come from a single Panicum hallii strain FIL2 chromosome 7, PHallii_v3.1, whole genome shotgun sequence genomic window:
- the LOC112899471 gene encoding uncharacterized protein LOC112899471 has translation MISSVSGDHEIELLSSLTAVRSTTLDITWSPASVTFLQLSGLSMIFLRIFTPSHVSSMLTLLELWGVLRAMAVVVFKVSNEDTMCNTSGKLSTRMSGESHKTTLAACPRVFSSSLVLFFSPSIPTTFATVSEEARSLISANPLYLCTPRMRSRIRTPTRRSATELDLTISMAKLTMSMFMASRTLPPEHFM, from the coding sequence ATGATTTCTTCTGTTTCTGGAGACCATGAGATTGAGCTGCTGTCATCACTAACAGCTGTAAGGTCCACAACGCTTGACATCACGTGGTCACCGGCATCCGTCACCTTCTTACAGTTGTCTGGATTGTCCATGATCTTTTTGAGGATTTTCACACCGAGCCATGTGAGCTCGATGCTCACATTGCTGGAGCTTTGGGGAGTTCTCCGGGCCATGGCCGTGGTTGTCTTCAAAGTAAGCAACGAGGACACCATGTGCAACACTTCCGGGAAGCTCTCAACTAGGATGTCCGGAGAGAGCCACAAGACCACGTTGGCTGCATGCCCTCGCGTGTTCTCTTCCTCCCTCGTCTTGTTCTTCAGTCCTAGCATACCGACCACATTCGCCACCGTGTCAGAGGAAGCCCGAAGCCTCATCAGCGCCAACCCTCTGTACTTGTGCACACCGAGGATGCGGTCGAGAATCCGGACGCCGACGAGACGGTCGGCCACCGAGTTGGACCTTACCATCTCCATGGCGAAGCTGACCATGTCCATGTTCATGGCTTCGCGCACGCTCCCACCGGAACATTTCATGTAG